The Armatimonadota bacterium genome includes a region encoding these proteins:
- the ilvE gene encoding branched-chain-amino-acid transaminase, with the protein MARLVWLNGCLSPLEEATTSVADHAHLYGDGLFEGIRFYERKVFKLDEHLDRLYHGCRYLGFEMTLDQPKLRAIVLEVCRKADETNGYIRLNVTRGSGLGLDPRAVKTEPNVMVMVSTLSLYPPESYEHGLDVVTTSFRVAAPDALDPRVKCIGRYASNILAKSEANKQGAGEGLLLNAQGYVAECTGDNVFVLHGNTVKTPHPSCGILRGITRDTVVSLAEGAGYQVDECNMTRYDILDADEAFLTGTAAEVIPMVSLDGRPIGSGKPGPATKKLIGLFREHTMTGVPFD; encoded by the coding sequence ATGGCGAGACTGGTCTGGCTGAACGGTTGTCTCAGCCCTCTCGAGGAAGCCACTACGTCGGTCGCCGACCATGCCCACCTCTACGGGGACGGGCTCTTCGAAGGCATCCGCTTCTACGAACGCAAGGTGTTCAAACTCGACGAACACCTCGACCGCCTGTACCACGGCTGCCGTTATCTCGGGTTCGAGATGACGCTCGATCAACCGAAACTTCGGGCGATCGTCCTGGAGGTCTGCCGCAAGGCTGACGAGACCAACGGTTACATCCGGCTCAACGTGACCCGGGGGTCCGGTCTCGGACTCGATCCACGGGCGGTCAAGACCGAACCGAACGTCATGGTCATGGTTTCGACCCTGAGCCTCTATCCGCCGGAGTCCTACGAGCACGGTCTCGACGTCGTCACGACGTCGTTCCGGGTCGCCGCCCCGGACGCCCTTGACCCCCGGGTCAAGTGTATCGGCCGGTATGCGAGCAACATCCTCGCCAAGTCCGAAGCCAACAAGCAGGGCGCGGGTGAAGGCCTCCTGCTCAACGCGCAAGGCTATGTCGCGGAATGTACGGGCGACAACGTCTTCGTCCTTCACGGCAACACCGTCAAGACGCCGCACCCGTCGTGCGGGATCTTGCGCGGCATCACCCGCGACACGGTCGTCTCCCTCGCCGAAGGCGCGGGATATCAGGTCGACGAGTGCAACATGACCCGATACGACATCCTTGACGCGGACGAAGCGTTCCTGACCGGCACGGCCGCCGAAGTGATCCCTATGGTGAGCCTTGACGGCCGTCCCATCGGTTCCGGCAAGCCCGGGCCCGCCACGAAAAAGCTGATCGGACTGTTCCGAGAGCATACGATGACGGGTGTCCCGTTTGACTAA